A region from the Phaenicophaeus curvirostris isolate KB17595 chromosome 3, BPBGC_Pcur_1.0, whole genome shotgun sequence genome encodes:
- the MC5R gene encoding melanocortin receptor 5 encodes MNTSSQLYVSELNLSAFGSNFTVPTVNSKSSPCEQVVIAAEVFLTLGIVSLLENILVISAIIKNKNLHSPMYFFVCSLAVADMLVSVSNAWETITIYLINNRHIIMEDAFVRHIDNVFDSMICISVVASMCSLLAIAVDRYITIFYALRYHNIMTVKRSGLIIACIWIFCTGCGIIFILYYESTYVIVCLITMFFTMLFLMVSLYIHMFLLARTHVKKIAALPGYNSVRQRTSMKGAITLTMLLGIFIVCWAPFFLHLILMISCPQNLYCVCFMSHFNMYLILIMCNSVVDPLIYAFRSQEMRKTFKEIICCYSLRMVCGLSNKY; translated from the coding sequence ATGAACACGTCCTCTCAACTGTATGTTTCTGAACTAAACCTGAGTGCCTTTGGCAGCAACTTTACTGTGCCTACTGTCAACAGCAAGTCGTCACCATGTGAGCAAGTGGTCATTGCGGCTGAGGTGTTCCTGACTCTGGGCATTGTAAGCCTTCTTGAAAATATCCTAGTTATAAGTGCAATAATTAAGAACAAGAACTTACATTCACccatgtatttttttgtgtgcagtTTAGCAGTGGCTGACATGCTAGTTAGTGTCTCTAATGCTTGGGAGACCATAACGATATACTTAATAAACAATAGGCATATAATTATGGAAGATGCCTTTGTCCGTCATATAGATAATGTCTTTGACTCAATGATCTGCATATCTGTGGTGGCTTCCATGTGCAGCTTGCTGGCTATAGCAGTAGACAGGTATATCACCATCTTCTATGCCCTGCGTTATCACAACATCATGACAGTGAAAAGATCGGGGCTTATTATTGCATGCATCTGGATATTTTGCACAGGCTGTGGCATTATCTTCATTCTTTATTATGAATCAACTTATGTGATTGTTTGTCTTATCACTATGTTTTTTACCATGTTGTTCCTTATGGTCTCGCTGTACATCCATATGTTCCTCCTGGCTCGTACTCATGTGAAGAAAATAGCTGCTTTGCCTGGGTACAACTCTGTCCGTCAAAGAACCAGCATGAAAGGAGCCATCACTCTGACTATGCTTCTTGGCATCTTCATTGTTTGCTGGGCTCCATTCTTCCTTCATCTTATCCTGATGATCTCCTGCCCTCAAAACCTCTACTGTGTTTGCTTCATGTCGCACTTCAACATGTACCTCATTCTTATCATGTGCAACTCAGTGGTTGATCCCTTGATCTATGCCTTTCGTAGCCAGGAAATGAGGAAAACCTTCAAAGAGATAATTTGCTGCTATAGCCTGAGAATGGTCTGTGGGTTATCAAACAAGTattaa